One part of the Mustela erminea isolate mMusErm1 chromosome 11, mMusErm1.Pri, whole genome shotgun sequence genome encodes these proteins:
- the LOC116568941 gene encoding olfactory receptor 2A1/2A42-like, which translates to MEKNQTMVTEFILLGFRLGPKIHIFLFGLFSLFYACTLLGNGIILGLISLDSRLHTPMYFFLSHLAIVDIAYACNTVPQMLVNLLKPDKPISFAGCLTQTFLFLTFALTECLLLVVMSYDRYVAICHPLRYSAIMSWRGCFTLVTTSWACGSLLALVHVALILRLPFCGPHEVNHFFCEILSVLKLACADTQLNKVVIFVACMFILVGPLCLVLVSYSRILLAIIRIQSGEGRRKAFSTCSSHLCVVGLFFGSAIVMYMAPKSHHPEEQQKILFLFYSLFNPMLNPLIYSLRNAEVKNALRRAMCKEGPVGRLFILC; encoded by the coding sequence atggagaaaaatcaaacaatgGTTACAGAATTCATCCTACTGGGATTTCGTCTTGGTCCGAAGATTCACATATTCCTTTTTGGGCTCTTCTCCCTGTTCTATGCCTGCACCCTGCTGGGGAATGGCATCATCCTGGGGCTCATCTCGCTGGACTCCCGACtgcacacccccatgtacttcttcctctcccatctgGCCATCGTCGACATAGCCTATGCCTGCAACACCGTGCCCCAGATGCTGGTGAACCTCCTGAAGCCAGACAAGCCCATCTCCTTTGCTGGCTGCTTGACACAGacctttctctttttgactttTGCTCTGACAGAATGTCTTCTCCTGGTGGTGATGTCCTATGATCGGtatgtggccatctgccaccCCCTCCGGTATTCTGCCATCATGAGTTGGAGGGGCTGCTTCACCCTAGTGACGACCTCCTGGGCCTGCGGCTCCCTGCTCGCCCTGGTCCATGTGGCTCTCATCCTGAGGCTGCCCTTCTGTGGGCCGCATGAAGTCAACCACTTCTTCTGCGAAATCCTGTCTGTCCTCAAGCTGGCCTGTGCTGACACGCAGCTCAACAAAGTGGTCATCTTTGTTGCCTGTATGTTTATCTTAGTCGGGCCCCTCTGCTTGGTGCTGGTGTCCTACTCACGCATCCTGTTGGCCATCATAAGGATCCAGTCCGGGGAAGGCCGCAGAaaggccttctccacctgctcctcccacctgtGTGTGGTGGGGCTCTTCTTTGGCAGCGCCATTGTCATGTACATGGCCCCCAAATCCCACCATCCTGAGGAGCAGCAGAAgatccttttcttgttttatagtcTTTTCAACCCTATGCTGAACCCGCTGATCTACAGCTTGAGAAATGCTGAGGTCAAAAATGCTCTGAGAAGAGCAATGTGCAAGGAAGGTC
- the LOC116568944 gene encoding olfactory receptor 13 — MVDNITSITEFILLGFPLGLRIQILLFGLFSLFYACTLLGNGVILGLISLDSRLHTPMYFFLSHLAIVDIAYACNTVPQMLVNLLKPDKPISFAGCLTQTFLFLTFAVTECLLLVVMSYDRYVAICHPLRYSAIMNWRICITLVLTSWTIGVLLSLIHLMLLLPLPFCRFQKINHFFCEIMAVLKLACADTHINEIVVLGGAISVLVGPFTSIVISYMCILCAILRIQSGEGQRKAFSTCSSHLCVVGLFYGTAIIMYVGPRYGNPNEQKKYLLLFHSLFNPMLNPLIYSLRNLEVKNALKRVLGIERNL; from the coding sequence ATGGTAGACAATATAACATCTATCACAGAGTTCATCCTACTGGGATTTCCCCTTGGCCTGAGGATTCAAATTCTTCTCTTTGGACTCTTCTCCCTGTTCTATGCCTGCACCCTGCTAGGGAATGGGGTCATCTTGGGGCTCATCTCACTGGACTCCAGActtcacacccccatgtacttctttctctcccacctgGCCATCGTCGACATAGCGTATGCCTGCAACACCGTGCCCCAGATGCTGGTGAACCTCCTGAAGCCAGACAAGCCCATCTCCTTTGCTGGCTGCTTGACACAGACCTTTCTCTTTTTGACATTTGCTGTCACAGAATGTCTTCTCCTGGTGGTGATGTCTTATGATCGGtatgtggccatctgccaccCCCTCCGATATTCTGCCATTATGAACTGGAGAATCTGTATCACCCTGGTGTTGACTTCTTGGACCATCGGAGTCCTCCTGTCTTTGATTCATCTCATGTTACTTTTACCTTTACCCTTCTGTAGATTccagaaaatcaatcactttttCTGTGAAATCATGGCTGTTCTCAAACTTGCCTGTGCAGATACACACATCAATGAGATTGTGGTATTGGGTGGAGCAATTTCTGTGCTAGTGGGACCCTTCACCTCAATTGTAATCTCATATATGTGTATCCTCTGTGCCATCCTTAGAATCCAATCTGGGGAAGGTCAAAGAAAAGCCTTCTCCACTTGCTCATCCCATCTCTGTGTGGTTGGACTCTTTTATGGTACAGCCATTATAATGTATGTTGGGCCCAGGTATGGGAACCCCAACGAGCAGAAGAAATATCTCCTCCTGTTTCACAGCCTTTTCAATCCCATGCTCAACCCTCTTATCTATAGTCTCAGGAACTTAGAAGTGAAGAATGCCTTGAAGAGAGTGCTGGGAATTGAAAGAAACTTATGA